The genomic region gtcttcctcctcctcctcctcctccacctgcaTGGCCACCCCCTGCTCTGGCTCGCACTTGCCCTCCACGACCGGGACGAAGTAGGACGCCTCGGCCGGGGCCGCGCTCTTGCTCGTACCGCTCTGCCCACGGGCAGAGCACTCGATGAAGGAGAGGCAGAGGCGGCCGCCCTGGCGGTTCGCCTGGAGGTACCCGCGCGGCCTCACCACCACCGCCTCGACGACGAGGCGGCCGTCCTGGCGGCGCGAGCACATCTTCAGGCACGGCCCGTCGCGGCTGGACatggacggcagcggcggcgggaacGAGCGGCGCGGCGACCGTCTCCCGGCCGAGGAGTGGTAGTTCACCGCCACGAGGTCGACCTCGCCCGGGTAGCAGCTTTCTTGTGCGGCACTGCTCTCCTCCCAGAAGGACTCCTCTGCCTCGCCGGGCGCCGTCGGCAGCGGCGAGGCACCAAAGAGGCAGGCCATGTCGACGGCGTCGGTGAAGTCGCTGGAGCCGGTCTCGCAGCCGAGGCTCTCGGTGCAGACCTCGAGGCTCTTCTGGCTCATGGACCGGCGCACGCGCGGGCTGACGTACGGCTTCTTGGCGGCGGCCGCCTTGCTGTCGACCACGTCGGCCTGGATGGCATTCCATACGTCGACCTGTGCAGGCCGGTcgtcggccaccgccgcctccggctTGTACAGCTCAGCCGGGCGCAGCCAGGCGGGGGTCTCGAACGCCGGCACGGCCGGGCCACGGCACACGGCCACCGACATCTTCGCCTTGCGTGGGAAGATGTGGAGTGGCGGCAGTAGCGAAAGGCTGCTCCCTGTGGAGAAGCAAGATCACAAGAGAGGTGAGCAAGAGATGAACGGCTCGCAGTGCATTTTCTCGACTTAAAAAACATGCAAGGGCCAGAAGAGCAGGCGTTGTGGCAGCTTTCTTCTTACCTCAAGGAACGTCGATAGACACCACGAGAAGGCCTGGAAAAACTTGGGTTTTTGAGAGTTGTTTTGGGAGGCGATCACTGGCTGATcttcttgtttttttttttgaactggGATCTTCTTGTTTTTGACACAGGAAAGAAGCTGCTCTGTTGCTGGCATGTATGATTTGGTTTGCTGAGCTCCGAGGGCTATTTGTAGGCGGGGGAAAGGAGAGGAGAATGGGTGCCATTGGCCGTCCAAGGCCGAAGGAGAGGGGGCCCATGCTCCCCCGCACTACTTGCCTCCGCCACCATAACTTGCGAAAAAGGCGAAGGAAAACAGAGCATTACACTTTGGCATTTTCTTCTGCTAAAATTCTGCTTGGCATTTCATATTGCAGTTTAGCTGCATGTTAGTCGCCTAAATTTGAAAGAGGATCAGTCCATTCTATGGGAAGGAAGCAACAGCCAAAGTCAAAAGCAGATGCCACCACACACTCCACACCCTTCTTTTTGGTAGAGATGTGTTTTGGTTTCAATGTGCTCTCAAAATACGACAAAGCAATAGGTGTTAGCTACTACCACCACCGAAAACCtaattcggtgcccaggctcatctgcacccggtcaggaaaaaatctaaaaaattcaaaaaaaaaatcaaaaatcattttatgcgtgaggttcgctccaaatttcaacttatttgaacattcgagcagctctcagcaaaaaataaataaaaaatcaggTTAGAACAGTgtgtgaacagtaaacttttttacagaccttgaatttgtcttttttactgAGAGTTGTTCAGATgttcaaatgagttgaaacttggagcgcacctcacgcataaacttatctaccacacaaaaaattggattttttaaaaaaattagtatttgtttttgatttttttttcgtaagggcgggtgcagatgagctcgggagcagaaacgCCGCACTACCACCACACCTTTTTCTATTCATATTCCCCTTTTTGAATACTGATGTAGTCATCTCAAAGTAAAAAGTTACCAAGGTCTAGAAAAAAGACTACCTAGTCCGTCATCTAAAAATTCTGGCTACAAGAATGATGCATTAATAATACAATGATTTTCAAAATAAAAAGTTAGGAATGATATTTTGGAAACGCCGCTAGAATTCCCTTGGTTTATAAGTTTTTTTTCTAAAAGAAGGGTAAACCCCGGCATCTGCATCATTGTGATGCACGCAACTATAGTTTTTAGGCATTTGCATACTAGAATTCCATGTTGCTTTGCATGGTTTCAAACGGAAGTTTTTTTTCATCAACTGCTTATTCGATCACCCGGTAGATGGTTATTTGGTTGGAAAGTACAACATGTAGCCTATAGGGGTAGAATATAAACTTCTCCATGATGAGAAAATGAACTGTTTAATATGTGCTCCTATGGAGTTGGAATATTCTCAATACCCCAATTGTGTTTTCTTTATCATCAAAGTTTCTCTTGTTCTTACATAGTGCTTTCGGTAAATATGACATGGCGAGATTCCAATTTGTTTGCATCTCCATACAAGAAAGAATTTTCGTTCGTCATTGTCGGGGTTGAAATGACAATCACCCAAATTCGCTACAAGACCTTACTAGAGTGGAGAAAGCATGGATGAAACACAATTATATCTCCTTTTTGGTTCTTGTCACATGTGTCTTTCATCATCATGAATAATATTTATATTTTCGTAGACATCTTCTGTTATGTCACCCTTCTTGCTCACCAAGTGGAATGGAGATGCCATTCCTAGGCTCACAGATTTGTCGGATAGTGCGTGTGTAGGCATGTCTTCTCAATGTTTTGTTGCTGAATTTATTAATAATTCTTATTTGAAATGTGCCAAAAAAAACTTAGCGGAAAAACATGtatagaactcaaagttttgtgcATGTAATACTCTTGTTTTTCAGTAGTCTCTATGATGCTAAGAAGTACAGGTCACCTTGAAACTTTATTGCGCAAGTGCTAACTTTGAGACAATCTAACTTAAACaaaaaagatactccctccattaATTTATATAAAGTTTACTTTATTAAAAATAGTATTGACCTAAATTATAGAAAAAACTATCAATTGCAACAATACCAATTAAAATGAATAAATTTAATTATTGATCTAATTATAATCAACTAGTATTTTTTTTCCATAAACTTGGTCAAAGATAGAAAAATGActtaaaaataatacaccttagaaAAAGCATAGAGGGGGTAGAATTTTTCACATATTACAAAACTCGGGCCATATTTACCTCGTAGCCGTATGACATTTTATTTTATCTTATTATTTGTTCCTCGAACCAAAAAGTGACTCCCACATGTTAAGATGACATGACAACCGACTAGACATAATATGAAATGTCTTCATCAAAGGCATCGGGCATATCCTACATGGTATGGTGGTATGGGAGTAGTGTGTTCGTGGCAAACTACACCTATTTGTCATAATTTTTTCACATAATTCGATGGAATTTGATGAATTTGGAGAGACCTTGTGACAACTttgaacacccccccccccccccccaacgcacATACATGGTTGGTTTTCCCCCGTTAGCTACCATGCAATCCTGCTGACAAGTGGGTCCAGTTTGGTAGTAAATAATAAGATAGGGTCAACTATGTCATATGGTCACAACTAAGTGTGAAATTTAACAAGATATATGAAATGTAGTAAAAGTTACCCCAAAGTCATGATATAAAAAGTAAGAGGGTGAAAAATACTAGAAGCTAAAACAACAATTAGAATATCATATCAAACCGTATACAAAATTGCATTGTCTACATGCATAGATGAAGATTGAAGCAAATGAAGTAGTTGGTCGCGTTCTTGGTTGTCTATGCTTAATTCTTCCTCACTCCACTTCCACGTGTGCCTTTAATGGAAGAGTTTCTTTTCAGATATCTGAAATTTAGCCTctgtgactgatacgtctccaacgtatctataatttttgattgctccatgctatgttatctactgttttgggcaatattgggctttattatccacttttatattatttttgggactaacctattaaccggaggcccagcccagaattgttgttattttgcctatttcagtgtttcgaagaaaaggaatatcaaacggagtcgaaacggaacgaaatcaactggagaagttatttttggaaggaaagctaccggatggacttggaccccacatcaggagccaagggaggtgctcacgagggtgcccccctagggcacgcccccctgcctcgtgggccccccgaaactccaccgacgtacttactgcacccatatatactcacgtaccctaaaacttctagaacagataatagatcgggagttccgctgccagaagcctccgtagccaccgaaaaccaatctacacccgttccgacaccctgccggagggggaatccttctccggtggccatcttcatcatcccggtgctctccatgacgaggagggagtagttctccctcggggctgagggtatgtaccagtagctatgtgtttgatctctctctctctttctctctctctctctctctctctctctctctctctctctctctctcgtgttcaggtgatacgatcttgatgtatcgcgagctttgctattatagttggatcttatgtttctccccccctctactctcttgtaatgaattgagttttccccttgaagtaatcttatcggattgagtctttaaagatttaagaacacttgatgtatgtcttgccgtgcgtatctgtggtgacaatgggatgccacgtgattcacttgatgtatgttttggtgatcaacttgcgggttccacccatgaacctatgcataggggttggcacacgttttcgtcgtgattctccggtaggaactttggggcattcttt from Triticum aestivum cultivar Chinese Spring chromosome 4A, IWGSC CS RefSeq v2.1, whole genome shotgun sequence harbors:
- the LOC123082372 gene encoding protein FAF-like, chloroplastic gives rise to the protein MSVAVCRGPAVPAFETPAWLRPAELYKPEAAVADDRPAQVDVWNAIQADVVDSKAAAAKKPYVSPRVRRSMSQKSLEVCTESLGCETGSSDFTDAVDMACLFGASPLPTAPGEAEESFWEESSAAQESCYPGEVDLVAVNYHSSAGRRSPRRSFPPPLPSMSSRDGPCLKMCSRRQDGRLVVEAVVVRPRGYLQANRQGGRLCLSFIECSARGQSGTSKSAAPAEASYFVPVVEGKCEPEQGVAMQVEEEEEEEDEEEVEVVDRGTMVEVKVSSQPQAPAAAKVHRSTLVINKFVGSTPFTLEQARCHAADAPHPEPSAREETPTLLRRVPSSTTTLAAAVAVASTETGAPHAPVDGDDSDEEDEDDECGGRHHRASALAAADTKQQLLLFTSRRGDKHDLLQSVRRCRQLRQKPLFILEQYCIATS